Below is a genomic region from Gemmatimonas sp..
ACGCTGGCCGGTGAACGCGAGCAGTTGACGGACAATGCCTGCCATGCGCGTGGCCGCGCCCGCTGCGCGCCCGAGATCCTCGAGAATGCCGCGAGAAGCCGGAACCGTCTCGAGGGCATCGGCCACCGCAAACTCGATGTGGCCTTGGACTACCGTGAGCAGGTTGTTGAACTCGTGCGCCATGCCTGCGGCCATCTGACCCACGGCCTGCATCTTCTGCGCATGGGCGCTGGCGGCCATCGCGTGCATCGCCTGTTCGGCATCCGAATGCGCCTTTTTCAGACTGGCCTCGTACTGCTCGCGCTCTCGCACGATCAGCACCGCGACTTCGATCGACTGATCGTCGGGATGCTGAACGGCGTTCATCACGACGGGTAGCAAATCACCGTCCAGTCGGCGGAGCAGTACAAACGCACCGTCGATGGTTTTGCCTAGCACCAGCAGCGGACGAAGCTGCATCTCGAAAAACAGCTGGCTCGGCGGCGAAAGGATGTCGGACAACGCGATGAAGCGATGGTCGTGCGGGTAACCGAGCCAGCGGCGCAACGTCAGATTGCTGGATCGCACCGTGCCGTCGGTGGCACAGCGCAAGAGACCGCAGGGGGCACGGTGGTACAGATCCGTTGGCGCCGCCGGAATGTTGACCTGCACTTCGGTCCCCGAAGAAGCCGTCACCGGGCTCTGGAAGGCATCGGCACGGGCCATGTCGCCGCCGGCTCCGCGAGATAGCGTCGGATCACGGCAATCGTCTCCGCAGGGTGCGTGAGGTGTGGACAGTGTCCGGTCGCCTCCATCAAGTGCAGCGTTGCCGTCGGCAGACGTTCCGCGAGGTAGCGTCCGACGCGCTCCGGAGCGATCGCATCGCTGGCACACTGCATGATCAACGTCGGCACCGCCACCGACGGAACGACCCCGCGATAGTCCGAGAGGAACGTCGCTTTGGCAAATTGTCGCGCGATGACGGGGTCCGTGGCACAGAAACTCTCCTGCAATTCAGCGACGTCCTCGGCCGGATTGTCAGCGCCGCCGATCATGGGGGCGAGCGTTCCGGCCCAACTGAAATAGTTCTTCTCCATCATGTCGAGCAGACCAAGAAGATCGGCTCGCTCGAATCCTCCCTGGTATGGTCCGTCGTTCAGATAGCACGGCGTCGGTCCGATCAGGACCAGGCGGGAGAAGCGGGCGGGCTCGCGAATGGCCGCCAACATTCCCACGGTTGCGCTCACCGAATGTCCAACGAACACGACATCCTGAAGGTCCAGCGCGGCACAGATCTCGAGCACATCGCTTGCATAGCCGTCGAGCGACGCGTGTCGCTCGGCCGAGTAGGCGCTGAGGTCAGACCTGCCAGCGCCGATGTGATCGAACAGAACAACCTTGTAGTCGTCCGTAAATGCGGGGACGATGCGGCGCCACATTGCCTGATCGCAGCCGAAGCCGTGCGCCAGCAGAAGAGGCACCGATCCGTGTCCAACGACCTGGACGTTGTTGCGGCGACGAATATCAGGGTGTGGCATTAGGGGCCAGGGCGCGGGTTATGTGAACGTGGCGCCGGTGTTTGAGGAACAGCGTGGTCGCGTTCGCTCGCACGTGCGAGTGCACGGCAGGAGGGCGCTAGCGAAAAAAGGAGCGCCCATCAAACATAACATCGGTCGTCACCCCCAGCAGATCCAATGCACTCGGCACCACGTCGGTGGTACGCTGCGGCAGGCGCGTCACCGGCCCATCAAGCAGCAGCGGCACCAGCATCTGCTCGCGCAGCAGGGCGCCATGCGTGGACACATGCGGCGTCGGCTCGTAGCGGGAGCGCAGGTCCCAGCCACTGGCGGCGGACACGACGATGTCACCCGCCCTTGGCGACGGGACCAGTGTGGAAAGTTGCACGAGGGCATCGGCGTAGGGCGACGCGGCGCCAGCCAACCATGCATCATTCGCGTCGAGCTCTGGTAGCGAGCCGCCAAGCTGCAACGGATCACCGTCGATCGGTGCATAGCTCCAGCGCGCGTCGTGCCCCGCATGCGAGCGCACAATGTCGGCCACGCCATCGCGCTGATGAAACACGCGAACGGTATCCGCACCCATCGCCACCGCCAGCAAGCCAGTGGACGGCCGATCGAGCATTGCGTCGAGGGTTGTCTGCCAACGTGTCGTCAGCGAAGGCCACCACGCGCGTAACCGGCGCGCCGGCTCGAGATACACGTGCCCCATCGCGTTACCGCCGACCATGAGTGCGACATCCGCTCCGCGCGTACCAAGCTTCGGATGGGCGAGCACCTGATGTCCGCGTCCTGACAACCAACCGTGCAGGTCGTCATGCTCGGAGACGGGCGCATGGCCGTGGTCGCCCACGACCCAGATGCGTAGCCCATCGGCCCATCCGCCGGCCGTCGCGATGACCTGAGCACGCGTGATCGCCGCGTCGACATCACCGATGGCCGTACGCACCACGGCAGAGTCACTGCCGAACGCATGCGAGAGCTTGTCGGGGCTCAGGATGCCGAGCATGGACAGGAGCGGGCGCGTCCGCGTGAAACGGCGAAAGAATTCGCGCACGGCGGCTTGCTCTACGCGACGCCACGCGTGTGCATCACCGCGGAAGTGCGCCCAGCCAGCGCGTAGCGACCAGCCTATGCCGCGGCCGACGCGACCGTGTGTGGCGCCGCGCGCGATCATCATCAGCCCGGCCAGCGACGGTTGCACCAGATCATACAGCGTCGGACTGCGTGGATCGAGATCGCCGTCCACATGCCAGATGTCGATACCCGAATAGCTGCGCGCCTGCGCATGCGACCAGGGCAACGAACGTGCCCGGTCGAACCAGCGCAGGCCCGGCATACCCACCGACGCCGGATGCCGGCCCATGACGAACGGGGCATACGCGGGACCGGTGACGGACGGGAAGGACGTGCTGACTGTATGCAGCGCTCCCCGCTCGCGTAAACGCGACATCGCCGGGAGATTGCCACGATCCATTTCGTCGGCGAGGACGTCCGGGCGCACGCCGTCGGCCACGACCAACAGCAGTCGCGTGGTCACGGTGGTATCATCAGACATCAGTCCTGCCAACTTCCACGTGCTCCTCATGGCAAAATCGCGTCAATCACAGCCTCGAACAGCAACCGGCAAGAAGGCCTCCGCCGTCACCCGCGCGCAAGCCGAGCAGGAATCGCGCGACGGCCTCGTGGAACGTACCGAGGAAGGACATCGAAAGGCGGGCCGTGAGCCGAGCGCCGAAGCGCCCCTGGTATCCAGCGGTGCGCGCGCCGTTCGTCGCCCAGAACAGCGCCTGATCGATCAGGATATCCGTGATCGACCAATGCTTACGGAAGACGAGAAGTTGCTGCAGAGTCCGAAAGACGACATGGGCGCGTTCACGCGCTCCGATCCGTGGCGGGTCATGCGGATTACGTCGGAGTTCGTGGAAGGCTTCGATGCGCTGTCCGAGGTCCACAAGGGCGTGACGATCTTCGGGTCGGCGCGCACCGGGCCGGACGATCCGCAGTATGTCGCGGCGCAGGAAACGGCACGGTTGCTCGCGGTGCAGGGATTTTCGATTATCACCGGCGCCGGGCCTGGCATTATGGAGGCCGCCAACAAAGGCGCCAAGCAGGGCGGCGGTCACTCGGTAGGCTGCAACATCGAATTGCCCTTCGAACAGGGCGCCAATCCCTATGTCGACACGTTGGTGAACTTTCGCTACTTCTTCGTGCGAAAGACGATGTTCATCAAGTATTCGAATGCGTTCATCATCTTTCCCGGTGGCTTCGGCACGCTCGACGAACTGTTCGAAGCGTTGACGCTCATTCAGACCGGCAAGATCTATCAGTTCCCGGTCATTCTATTCGGTCGGCACTATTGGGCCGGACTGGTTCGATGGATCACGTCACGCTTGGTCGGCGAAGGGAAGATCTCGCCCGGGGACCTCGATCTGCTGCTCCTCACTGATGATCCGGCGGAAGCCGCGCAGGCCGTGATTGACGCCCACGAGGCGCAGACGGCTGCCAAAAACGCGGAGAATTAAAGCCGATTGACTTTGTTTGGATTGATGTGTTAGGCTGAGTTCACGCGTATTGAGAAGCGTTCTCAACTAAGATATCATGCCGACCCTTTTTGTGCTAGCCGCCGTCGTGGCCACCGCGCCTCTCCTCCAGGACTCAATCCGCACGCCTCGCACGGCGGCGGACTCGGCAGCAGCTCAGGCGCTGTCGGCGGTCCGGGTGTCGGCCGAACGTGCCTCGCGCACGCAATACCGCGTGACCCGAACCCGCTCATCCACCCGCACCCTGACCCCGCTCCGGGAGGTGCCGCAGTCGATCACCGTGCTCGGTCCTCAGGTCCTGCGCGATCTCGGCCTGCAGACGATAGCTCGTGCCATGGAGTACGTGCCGGGCGTCACGATGGGGCAGGGTGAAGGGCATCGCGATGCCCCCACCATCCGCGGCCAAAGCACCACCGCCGATTTCTTCGTGGATGGCGTCCGCGATGACGCGCAGTACTTCCGCGACAGCTACAACGTGTCGCAAATCGAAGCGCTCAAAGGCGCCAATGCGCTCGCGTTCGGTCGGGGCGGCGGTGGTGGCGTGATCAACCGCGTCATGAAGCAGGCCGAGTGGACGCCGACGCGCAGCGGTGGCCTGGAAGCGGGCTCGTACGACGAGCGTCGCTTCACGCTCGATGTCGGACAGGCCGTCACGACGCAGCTCGCGGCGCGGCTCAACGCGCTGCACGAGAAGAGTGGCTCGTACCGTGACTTCGTTGAGTACGAAAAGAGCGGATTCAACCCCACGGTGGCCCTGCTCGCCGGCAAGATAATGATCCGCGCGGGTGTCGAGCACTTCGTCGATCGTCGCACGGTTGACCGCGGCATTCCTTCGGCGAACGGCCGTCCGTCTGCACTCGACTGGCGCACGTTCGTGGGCGACCCGGATCGCAGTCGATCGACCATGACCGTGGACGGCGCGCACCTGGTGGCCGAGTATGACAACAGCCACGGCCTTACGCTGCGCACGCACTCGCGCGCCATGAAATACGACAAATTCTATCAAAACGTATTTGCGTCGAGCGCGGTGAATGCCGGCGGCACGCAAGTCTCCCTCGGCGCGTACAGCACGGGCACCGACCGCCGCAGTCTGTTCAATCAGAGCGATCTCGTGTACACGTCGCGCCACGGCATCGTGCGGCAGACACTCGTGACGGGCACCGAGTTCAGTCGCCAGGCCACCGACAACGTGCGACTCACCGGCTACTTCGACAACACGTCGACCTCACGCACGGTGCCGTTGGCCGCGACGACGGTGGCATCACCCGTGACCTTCCGCGCCAGCGCGACCGACGCCGACAACGACGCCGTGGTCAACGTGGCGGCCGTGTTCGCGCAGGAGCAGTTGCACGTCGGTGAGCATCTGCAGTTCGTGCTCGGCGCGCGATATGATCGCTTCGCCGTGCGCGTGCGTGATCATCGCACCGATGCCGTCACGCAGCGCACGGACTATCTGCTCTCACCGCGCGGTGGGGTCGTGTTCACGCCAAGTCGCACGCTGTCGCTGTACGGCTCGGTCGGAATTTCGTCGCTGCCAAGTGCGGGCGATCAGTTCTCGTCACTCTCGGCGAGCTCGTCCACGCTCAAGCCTGAGCAGTTCCGCAACCGCGAAGTGGGCCTCAAGTGGACGCCAACTGAAGCGCTGGAGCTCAACAGCGCTTGGTATCGTCTCGACCGGACCAACAGCGCGGCGCCGGACCCGAGCAATGCGGCCTTGTTGGTGCAGACCGGTTCGCAGCGCACCAGCGGCGTCGAGGTCGGAGTCACGGGTGCGGTGACGTCGCGATGGAATGTGGTGGGTGGATTGGCGGTGCAACACGCGCGGATCCTGAATCGCACCACGGCCGCGCGCGCCGGTGCCTCGGTACCGCTGGTACCGCGCACCACCCTGTCGCTCTGGAACAAGGTGCGGGTCTTCTCACACGCCTCGCTGGGCGCTGGCGTGGTGCACCAAGGCGATCGCTTCGCGGCCGTCGACAACAGCGTGCGACTCCCGGCCTTCACGCGCCTCGATGGCGGACTCTTCGTGTCACTCCCGCGCTCGCTCACGATGCAGGCCAACGTCGAAAACGTGCTCGGCAGGCGCTATGCGGCCACGTCGCACGGCAACAACAACATCATGCCGGGGGCACCGCGCACCGTTCGGCTGTCCTTGTCCGTTCTGCCGTGAGGTGAGGGCACCGCCGTGCCGCCGAGGGCGTGATTCGTCGCGCACGTCTTGAACCCCCACCAAACCATGCCATATTTCCGGATTGCACACGCGCCCGGCCCGAAACGGCCGGGCGCGCGCCTTTTTTGTCCCGCTTCAGTGGACCCGCGCATGTTTCAGGAACTCATCGCCAAGATGGCGCGTGAAGTCGAGAAGCTCTCCTACGAGCTCAACGTCACGCTCCCCTTTGAAATCCGGAAGGCCGTCGAACTCGGCGACCTGAAGGAGAACAGCGAGTACAAGGCGGCACTGGAGCGTCAGCAGTTCGTGCAGGCGCGCCTTGGGCAACTCACGCAGCGCGTGACCAAGCTCGCGAATATCGATATTGCGCAGATCTCGGCCGATCGTGTGGGCCTGGGCAGCCAAGTCATCGTCGAAGACGAAGAGACCAAGTCCCGGGAGACGTACGAACTCGTGTTCGGCGATGCCGGCGAGCTGCAGGATGGTCATGTCACGATGGCGTCGCCGATCGGGCTGGCGCTGCAGGGCAAGGCCGTCGGCGAGCAGGCGATCTTCAAGCTGCCCAAGAAGATCCGTCGCCTGGTGATCATGGAACTGAAGACGATCCACGATCGCAGCGCCGACGAACTCGCCTGATTCGCCTGAACCCGATTCCCCCCGTCGCTGGAGCCATGTGATGAAGCGTGCCGAATACACCGCTCGCGGCTCCGTGCCGCAGGACGTCATCGAATGCGTCGACCGCGAGACGCCGACGCCGAAGGCGGGTGAAGTCCTGATCGAGATGCTGGCGGCGCCGATCAATCCGTCGGATGTGCTCACGCTGACGGGCCAATACGGGCTGCTGCCGCCGCTGCCGGCGATTGGCGGCAACGAAGGGATTGGCCAAGTGGCGGCCCTCGGCGACGGCGTCACTTCGGTCGCGGTGGGACAGCGCGTGCTGTTGCCCGTCGGTGCTGGCTCGTGGGCGTCGCATCTTATCGCGCCGGCGGCTAAGCTCATGCCGTTGCCGCCGATCGGCGACCCGCTGCAGCTGGCCATGATGACGGTGAATCCGCCCACGGCGTCGCTGCTGCTCTCCGAGTTCGTGTCGCTCTCCGCCGGCGACTGGGTCATTCAGAACGCGGCGAACAGCGGCGTGGGCGAGTATGTCATTCAGCTCGCCAAACGTCGCGGCTTTCGCACGGTGAACGTGGTGCGGCGCCAGGATGCGATCGCTCCGTTGCAGGCGCTCGGTGGCGACGTGGTGTTGGTGGACGGTCCCGACCTCGCTACGCGCGTGGCCGAAGCCACCGACAATGCGAAGATCCGCCTCGGCTTCGACTGCGTGGGCGGTAGCGCCACCGATCGGATCGCGCGGAGTCTGGCCATCGGTGGCACCGTGGTGAACTACGGTGCGCTCAGCGGCGAGGCGTGCAAGATCGCGCCGGGGTCTTTCGTGTTTCGCGATGTCACACTGCGCGGCTTCTGGCTCGCCTTCTGGTTTCGCAATGCCACGGTCGAGCAGCAGCGTGCACTTTTCGGCGAGATCGCGACGCTGATCGCCACGGGAGCGTTGGCTGCGACCGTTCAGGAAGCGTTTCCGTTGGCGCGTATCAAGGACGCCGTGGCGGCTGCGGCGAGCGGCGGTCGGCGCGGCAAAATTCTGTTGGTCCCGTAGGCTCGGGGCGATCGACCGCGGTTTCGGCGCCACCACAAACGAACTGCCTGACCGCGAATCGACACGAATCGTCGCTGATCAATAGCGACGATATTGACTATGTGGGTTGCGCGACGCCGACTCCGTGTGCTTATCGCGGAAATCCGCGGTAAGGCTGTTTGTTTGAAACGCCGACCAACGGCCTCTCCGCGGTACTGTCTCGCGCGCGTGCGCTACCCGGCCGTTAATCCGCCGTCGACCGCCAACGCGTGTCCGACCATGAACGCGCTGGCTGAGCTGCACAGGTAGAGCACGGTGTCGGCCATCTCCTCGGCGGTGCCAAGTCGGCCGAGTGGCACACGCGCCGTGAGTTCGCTTTCGGGGAGCCCGGCGTCGAGCATGCTTTGCACCATTGGCGTGAGGGTGAAACCGGGGCACAGCGCGTTGATACGAATCCCCTTGCGTCCGTACTCCAGGGCGGCCGTGCGCGTGAGCCCAACGACACCGTGCTTGCTGGCCGAGTAGGCCGAGTGCCGAGGAAAGCCGCCCAGGCCGGCCACCGACGCGACGTTCACGATGGTGCCGCGTCCCGCCGCGAGCATCACGGGAATCTCGTGACGCATGGATCGCCATACGCCCGTGAGGTTGATGTCGATCACGGCGTCCCACACATCCGGCGGATACTCGGCCGTGCGCACCTCGGCGCCGCCGACACCAGCGGCGTTGATCGCGATGTCGAGCGCACCGAACTTCGCGACGGTACGCGCGATGGCGGCCGCGATCATGGCATCATCGCGCACGTCGCAGGGCACGGCAAGTCCACCGACCTCACGTACTATGAGCTCGGCGCGTTCGAGTTGCACATCGCCCACCACCACGTGCGCGCCCTGCGCGGCGAAGGCACGTGCTGAGGCCGCGCCGATACCGGAGGCGCCGCCGGTGATGAAGACAACTCGATCGGTGAATTCAGACATCGGCTAAACGGGTAGAGGGTGAAGCAGCACCGTTCACACGTCGTCGATCGTGAACACGCGCGCGACATCGCGGTCGTACGCATCGAGCTGTTGCGCCACGTCCTGCTCCGACCACTGCAGCAACGCGGCCATCAGCGGCGCGATGCGGCGAGCCGCCGCACGGCCGTTGTCGCGTGTTTCGAAGGCGACATGTGTGCGCCGCACCAGCACGTCGGACAACGTACTCGCCATTTCGCGTTCCACCGCATGCGCCACTTCGGCCAGCAAGTACGGCAAGTCGTCGGAGAGCCGATGTCCGAGCGAGGCATCGCGCTGCACGTAGCTCCACACATTCCGCCATCGACTGCCGTACGCCAACGCCAATCGCTCGCCCACCGCCGCGTCGTGCACCGTATTGCGCGCGTCGGCCATCGTTGCCTCTCGTGACACGATATCGCCACCGGGCAGCGGTGTAGACTCACTTGGCTGTGGTGCGTGCGTGAGCACCGGTGCGGCACCTGACTTCGGCAGTTCGTGGCGCGCGTGCGCCAACACATCGGCCGCCATGGCGCGATAGGTGGTGAGTTTGCCGCCGGTGATGCTCACGAGACCGTCAGCGCGATGGGTGATGGCGTGTTCGCGCGACGCGGCATTGGCGCTCTGTTCACCGGCGCGCACAGCGGCCAGCGGACGGATGCCGCACCACGCCGATACCACGTCGTCCATCGTGAGCTGCGCGAACGGAAAACACCGATTCACCGATTGCAGTAGGTACGTGACCTCGGCGCGCGCGGCGCGGATGTCGTCGGGCCCGGCGTGCGCGGGGCGCTCGGTCGTGCCGATGATCGTGTGCACACCGGCCGGGAGTACGAACATCACGCGGCCGTCGAGCGGTGACACGATGGTGACCGCGTCGTTGTTCCCCACCCGGTTGCGAGGCACCGCGATGTGCGCGCCGGCTGACCCGAAGACCTGAGCGCCCTGCGGCGAGCCAGTGAGAGCGGCGGTGGCATCGCTCCACGGGCCGGTGGCGTTGACGATCACCCGCGCCTGAACGGAAAACGCCATGCCCGTGAGTCGATCCTCGACCACCACGCCCGTGAGCCTGCGCCCGGTGTCGTTGGAATGAAGCCCGGACACCACGGCCACATGGTTGGCGACCGCCGCCCCGGCCTCGCGCGCCGCCAGCGCACTGGCCAAGGTGAGACGGGAATCGTCGGTCGCGGCATCCCAGTAGCGCGCGCCACCCACCATGCCATCGGGCGCCAGCGCCGGTTCGGCGGCCAGCACGCCGCTGCGATCCAGCGCGTGGTGTGGCGTGTTCCGGAACAACGACAGCGCATCGTACAGCGTCAAGCCCGCGCGCATCTTCCAGAG
It encodes:
- a CDS encoding ATP-binding protein, which gives rise to MARADAFQSPVTASSGTEVQVNIPAAPTDLYHRAPCGLLRCATDGTVRSSNLTLRRWLGYPHDHRFIALSDILSPPSQLFFEMQLRPLLVLGKTIDGAFVLLRRLDGDLLPVVMNAVQHPDDQSIEVAVLIVREREQYEASLKKAHSDAEQAMHAMAASAHAQKMQAVGQMAAGMAHEFNNLLTVVQGHIEFAVADALETVPASRGILEDLGRAAGAATRMAGIVRQLLAFTGQRHVRIGLLDLNTVVESSAQLVTHALAPDTIWETQLEPALWPVAASRDQMEQLFTSLVLNASEAVAASGRAGRITISTQNVPAGTLDARDHVRLIVSDTGIGMTEDVRERAIDPFFSTKGMATGLGLGLSMAYGSIRALQGNLEISSTPHVGTIVTVILPRAQG
- a CDS encoding alpha/beta hydrolase — its product is MPLLLAHGFGCDQAMWRRIVPAFTDDYKVVLFDHIGAGRSDLSAYSAERHASLDGYASDVLEICAALDLQDVVFVGHSVSATVGMLAAIREPARFSRLVLIGPTPCYLNDGPYQGGFERADLLGLLDMMEKNYFSWAGTLAPMIGGADNPAEDVAELQESFCATDPVIARQFAKATFLSDYRGVVPSVAVPTLIMQCASDAIAPERVGRYLAERLPTATLHLMEATGHCPHLTHPAETIAVIRRYLAEPAATWPVPMPSRAR
- a CDS encoding alkaline phosphatase family protein; its protein translation is MSDDTTVTTRLLLVVADGVRPDVLADEMDRGNLPAMSRLRERGALHTVSTSFPSVTGPAYAPFVMGRHPASVGMPGLRWFDRARSLPWSHAQARSYSGIDIWHVDGDLDPRSPTLYDLVQPSLAGLMMIARGATHGRVGRGIGWSLRAGWAHFRGDAHAWRRVEQAAVREFFRRFTRTRPLLSMLGILSPDKLSHAFGSDSAVVRTAIGDVDAAITRAQVIATAGGWADGLRIWVVGDHGHAPVSEHDDLHGWLSGRGHQVLAHPKLGTRGADVALMVGGNAMGHVYLEPARRLRAWWPSLTTRWQTTLDAMLDRPSTGLLAVAMGADTVRVFHQRDGVADIVRSHAGHDARWSYAPIDGDPLQLGGSLPELDANDAWLAGAASPYADALVQLSTLVPSPRAGDIVVSAASGWDLRSRYEPTPHVSTHGALLREQMLVPLLLDGPVTRLPQRTTDVVPSALDLLGVTTDVMFDGRSFFR
- a CDS encoding TIGR00730 family Rossman fold protein, translated to MGAFTRSDPWRVMRITSEFVEGFDALSEVHKGVTIFGSARTGPDDPQYVAAQETARLLAVQGFSIITGAGPGIMEAANKGAKQGGGHSVGCNIELPFEQGANPYVDTLVNFRYFFVRKTMFIKYSNAFIIFPGGFGTLDELFEALTLIQTGKIYQFPVILFGRHYWAGLVRWITSRLVGEGKISPGDLDLLLLTDDPAEAAQAVIDAHEAQTAAKNAEN
- a CDS encoding TonB-dependent siderophore receptor — protein: MPTLFVLAAVVATAPLLQDSIRTPRTAADSAAAQALSAVRVSAERASRTQYRVTRTRSSTRTLTPLREVPQSITVLGPQVLRDLGLQTIARAMEYVPGVTMGQGEGHRDAPTIRGQSTTADFFVDGVRDDAQYFRDSYNVSQIEALKGANALAFGRGGGGGVINRVMKQAEWTPTRSGGLEAGSYDERRFTLDVGQAVTTQLAARLNALHEKSGSYRDFVEYEKSGFNPTVALLAGKIMIRAGVEHFVDRRTVDRGIPSANGRPSALDWRTFVGDPDRSRSTMTVDGAHLVAEYDNSHGLTLRTHSRAMKYDKFYQNVFASSAVNAGGTQVSLGAYSTGTDRRSLFNQSDLVYTSRHGIVRQTLVTGTEFSRQATDNVRLTGYFDNTSTSRTVPLAATTVASPVTFRASATDADNDAVVNVAAVFAQEQLHVGEHLQFVLGARYDRFAVRVRDHRTDAVTQRTDYLLSPRGGVVFTPSRTLSLYGSVGISSLPSAGDQFSSLSASSSTLKPEQFRNREVGLKWTPTEALELNSAWYRLDRTNSAAPDPSNAALLVQTGSQRTSGVEVGVTGAVTSRWNVVGGLAVQHARILNRTTAARAGASVPLVPRTTLSLWNKVRVFSHASLGAGVVHQGDRFAAVDNSVRLPAFTRLDGGLFVSLPRSLTMQANVENVLGRRYAATSHGNNNIMPGAPRTVRLSLSVLP
- a CDS encoding GreA/GreB family elongation factor; its protein translation is MFQELIAKMAREVEKLSYELNVTLPFEIRKAVELGDLKENSEYKAALERQQFVQARLGQLTQRVTKLANIDIAQISADRVGLGSQVIVEDEETKSRETYELVFGDAGELQDGHVTMASPIGLALQGKAVGEQAIFKLPKKIRRLVIMELKTIHDRSADELA
- a CDS encoding zinc-dependent alcohol dehydrogenase family protein, producing the protein MKRAEYTARGSVPQDVIECVDRETPTPKAGEVLIEMLAAPINPSDVLTLTGQYGLLPPLPAIGGNEGIGQVAALGDGVTSVAVGQRVLLPVGAGSWASHLIAPAAKLMPLPPIGDPLQLAMMTVNPPTASLLLSEFVSLSAGDWVIQNAANSGVGEYVIQLAKRRGFRTVNVVRRQDAIAPLQALGGDVVLVDGPDLATRVAEATDNAKIRLGFDCVGGSATDRIARSLAIGGTVVNYGALSGEACKIAPGSFVFRDVTLRGFWLAFWFRNATVEQQRALFGEIATLIATGALAATVQEAFPLARIKDAVAAAASGGRRGKILLVP
- a CDS encoding SDR family oxidoreductase; translated protein: MSEFTDRVVFITGGASGIGAASARAFAAQGAHVVVGDVQLERAELIVREVGGLAVPCDVRDDAMIAAAIARTVAKFGALDIAINAAGVGGAEVRTAEYPPDVWDAVIDINLTGVWRSMRHEIPVMLAAGRGTIVNVASVAGLGGFPRHSAYSASKHGVVGLTRTAALEYGRKGIRINALCPGFTLTPMVQSMLDAGLPESELTARVPLGRLGTAEEMADTVLYLCSSASAFMVGHALAVDGGLTAG
- a CDS encoding glycerol-3-phosphate dehydrogenase/oxidase, with translation MATRQVALAALAAEPFDMLIVGGGITGAGVAREAALAGFRTALLERDDFASGTSSRSSRLVHGGVRYLEHGHIGLVFESSRERRLLLELAPHLVRPLAFTWPVYRGARVPLWKMRAGLTLYDALSLFRNTPHHALDRSGVLAAEPALAPDGMVGGARYWDAATDDSRLTLASALAAREAGAAVANHVAVVSGLHSNDTGRRLTGVVVEDRLTGMAFSVQARVIVNATGPWSDATAALTGSPQGAQVFGSAGAHIAVPRNRVGNNDAVTIVSPLDGRVMFVLPAGVHTIIGTTERPAHAGPDDIRAARAEVTYLLQSVNRCFPFAQLTMDDVVSAWCGIRPLAAVRAGEQSANAASREHAITHRADGLVSITGGKLTTYRAMAADVLAHARHELPKSGAAPVLTHAPQPSESTPLPGGDIVSREATMADARNTVHDAAVGERLALAYGSRWRNVWSYVQRDASLGHRLSDDLPYLLAEVAHAVEREMASTLSDVLVRRTHVAFETRDNGRAAARRIAPLMAALLQWSEQDVAQQLDAYDRDVARVFTIDDV